In a single window of the Verrucomicrobiota bacterium genome:
- a CDS encoding PepSY domain-containing protein — MKLNIRPFHRILSLILVIPLIVTLASGIIYRIGKAWFGMSKQTGDFFMHIHTGEWMGDSVGVYYVLVVGVGLIFLILSGTKLLFKSKGGNGIRRSHRIIGAILILPLLASAVTGVGYMVGEQWFDMPKHMQDLMMTIHEGAWLGKTYKPFYVLFIGLGLLFMALSGLKLSRVWK; from the coding sequence ATGAAATTAAATATCCGCCCGTTCCACCGTATTCTATCCCTGATTCTGGTTATTCCACTGATCGTCACTTTGGCCAGCGGTATCATTTACCGGATAGGCAAAGCCTGGTTCGGGATGTCCAAACAAACGGGTGATTTTTTTATGCATATCCACACAGGTGAGTGGATGGGGGATTCAGTGGGTGTTTATTATGTGCTTGTTGTCGGAGTCGGTCTGATTTTTTTGATCCTGAGCGGGACCAAGCTCCTGTTTAAAAGCAAGGGAGGAAATGGAATTCGCCGTTCGCACCGGATTATAGGGGCGATCTTGATTTTGCCCCTGCTGGCTTCAGCCGTTACTGGTGTGGGTTACATGGTGGGTGAACAATGGTTTGATATGCCCAAACACATGCAAGACCTGATGATGACCATCCATGAGGGGGCTTGGCTTGGTAAAACCTATAAACCTTTCTACGTCCTTTTTATCGGACTAGGCCTCCTGTTTATGGCATTGAGCGGTCTCAAACTCTCCCGTGTGTGGAAGTGA
- a CDS encoding U32 family peptidase, which yields MKKPELLLPAGTLTRLKIALLYGADAVYVGLPSFSLRSTVGLSLEELIEGSRLIHEKGKKLYIAVNLFSRNEDIAKLPLISEMLPKVSPDGIIVSDPGIFDYLHEKHSDIPLHISTQANVGSWLTVKSWEKRGATLCVLSRETTFNEIKEIRANCPGIGLEIFIHGSMCMSYSGRCLISAYLTGRSANQGKCTNSCRWKYKLKLEEEKRPGEFFTVEEDGRGSYIMNSKDLCLLPRLPEILPTKINSLKIEGRNKSDYYVAQTARVYRMAIDDWFESPDSWDASLYLKELALVHHRPYTEAFFDAIPGAEAQQYDTSESAGIGHNAGIVTKISDGEIHFEVRCKLTKGTRLEFLLPGEMKTVNILLDTICDAKTRQPLTEISPGTPGQAIVIPLTAYPENQRQNIQPYLVARKMKQVESAS from the coding sequence ATGAAGAAGCCTGAACTCCTTTTACCAGCGGGCACTTTGACCCGCTTGAAAATCGCCCTTTTGTACGGCGCGGATGCTGTTTATGTCGGATTGCCGTCGTTTTCCCTGCGTTCAACCGTAGGCCTAAGTCTGGAGGAGTTAATCGAAGGCAGCCGTCTCATTCATGAAAAAGGTAAAAAACTTTATATTGCCGTGAATCTTTTTAGTCGGAATGAAGACATTGCCAAACTGCCCTTGATTTCGGAAATGCTCCCCAAAGTCTCACCGGACGGGATCATTGTCTCGGATCCCGGCATTTTTGATTACCTCCACGAAAAACACTCCGATATTCCATTACACATCTCCACCCAAGCCAATGTCGGATCATGGCTCACGGTAAAATCATGGGAAAAGAGGGGAGCCACGCTCTGTGTTCTCTCACGAGAAACCACCTTTAATGAGATTAAAGAAATCCGCGCAAATTGCCCGGGAATAGGCCTGGAAATATTCATCCATGGCTCGATGTGTATGAGTTATTCTGGACGCTGCCTGATCTCAGCCTATCTCACCGGACGCAGTGCCAACCAAGGGAAATGCACAAATTCCTGTCGCTGGAAATATAAACTCAAGCTTGAGGAAGAGAAACGTCCTGGAGAATTTTTCACAGTCGAAGAGGATGGCCGCGGCAGTTATATAATGAACTCGAAGGATCTCTGCCTGCTTCCTCGCCTGCCGGAAATCCTTCCGACAAAAATCAACTCCCTTAAAATCGAGGGGCGAAATAAAAGCGATTATTATGTCGCACAAACCGCCCGTGTTTACCGGATGGCCATTGATGATTGGTTCGAAAGCCCGGACTCATGGGACGCATCCCTTTATCTCAAGGAACTAGCCCTCGTCCATCATCGCCCTTACACAGAGGCTTTCTTCGATGCGATCCCCGGTGCCGAAGCCCAACAATACGACACGAGTGAGAGTGCCGGAATCGGACACAACGCCGGGATCGTCACTAAAATCAGCGACGGAGAAATCCATTTTGAGGTTCGTTGTAAACTGACCAAAGGGACTCGTTTGGAATTCCTTCTTCCTGGTGAGATGAAAACGGTTAATATCCTTTTGGACACGATTTGCGATGCAAAAACCCGTCAACCCCTCACCGAAATCTCCCCCGGCACCCCTGGCCAAGCTATCGTCATACCCCTGACCGCATATCCTGAGAATCAAAGACAAAATATCCAGCCTTATCTCGTCGCAAGGAAGATGAAACAAGTTGAGTCGGCATCGTAA
- a CDS encoding MFS transporter codes for MSDNQSSDPEPSSGPRSVQDYIDETPFWADRTIVPFSPMTVMQWRIWILATAGKFFEGLVVFMTGVALPLIVLEYNLNSTQKGAVAAAPLLGILIGATLLGGLADHFGRKIMFIVEMIIFCVFLILITLTPSYILLVIFLFGIGTALGCDYPTAHMMISESIPSRDRGRMVLGAFSFQAIGALVGTIIGFIILRNFQEVTAWRWMYATAIIPGILVVIGRFFITDSCHWLVSVGRIKDAEKEMHRLLKRSPQYPKQIRLSGDAPAKAGAGEKPEKSFQSLFKKKHLKATIFSSVPWFLQDLSTYGIGIFTPTILVTIIGRSVDHPQNLIDVISNDMLAAKGAAFIDIFLVIGMFFAIIFADKIGRIKLQIFGFIGCAVGLFIASLSIGQHGTLEIFLIFSGFIIFSFMTNIGPNSMTYLLAGEVFPTRLRGKGAGFAASFAKIGAVLTAFFFPLLLTYLGTKGLLYLLIGASLLGALVTWVYRIETSGVNLEDLDKSHPII; via the coding sequence ATGTCCGATAATCAATCATCCGATCCAGAACCCTCATCGGGACCGAGGTCTGTCCAGGATTACATTGATGAAACCCCGTTTTGGGCTGACCGTACAATCGTCCCCTTTTCACCGATGACGGTCATGCAATGGCGAATATGGATACTGGCCACTGCGGGTAAGTTTTTCGAGGGACTAGTGGTTTTTATGACCGGGGTGGCTCTACCCTTGATCGTGCTTGAGTATAACCTGAACTCAACCCAAAAAGGGGCTGTCGCCGCAGCCCCCCTGCTGGGGATCCTCATCGGTGCGACACTACTCGGCGGATTGGCCGACCATTTTGGCCGTAAAATCATGTTTATCGTTGAGATGATTATCTTTTGTGTTTTTTTAATCCTGATCACACTCACACCCAGCTACATATTGCTGGTTATTTTCCTTTTCGGGATCGGTACCGCCCTCGGCTGTGATTACCCGACAGCTCACATGATGATATCCGAAAGTATCCCCTCCCGCGACCGGGGCCGAATGGTTCTGGGAGCCTTTAGCTTTCAGGCTATCGGCGCACTGGTAGGGACTATTATCGGGTTTATCATCCTTAGGAATTTCCAGGAAGTCACCGCCTGGCGCTGGATGTATGCGACAGCCATTATCCCGGGAATCCTTGTTGTCATTGGCCGTTTTTTTATTACGGATAGTTGCCATTGGCTGGTTTCGGTCGGACGCATCAAGGACGCAGAAAAAGAAATGCACCGGCTGCTAAAGAGATCCCCCCAATATCCCAAACAGATTCGATTATCCGGTGACGCCCCGGCAAAAGCGGGTGCGGGTGAAAAACCTGAAAAGAGCTTTCAATCCCTCTTCAAGAAAAAACATCTCAAAGCGACAATCTTTTCGTCTGTCCCATGGTTCCTCCAGGATTTAAGCACATACGGGATCGGGATTTTTACCCCGACAATATTAGTGACGATTATTGGTCGCTCAGTCGATCATCCTCAGAACCTCATTGATGTCATTAGTAATGATATGCTTGCCGCAAAAGGCGCTGCATTCATTGATATCTTTTTGGTCATCGGCATGTTTTTTGCCATTATTTTTGCTGATAAAATCGGACGGATCAAACTCCAGATATTCGGTTTTATCGGTTGCGCAGTGGGCCTTTTCATCGCTTCCTTGTCGATTGGCCAGCATGGGACACTGGAGATTTTCCTCATCTTCTCAGGTTTTATTATTTTCAGCTTCATGACCAATATCGGGCCAAACTCCATGACTTACCTGCTCGCGGGGGAAGTCTTCCCGACGCGGCTCCGTGGTAAAGGAGCCGGATTTGCCGCTTCCTTTGCAAAAATCGGCGCGGTTCTTACCGCCTTTTTCTTTCCCCTGCTGCTCACTTATTTAGGCACCAAAGGCCTCCTCTATCTCCTCATCGGGGCTTCCCTCCTCGGGGCTTTGGTGACTTGGGTCTATCGCATCGAAACATCCGGGGTAAATCTCGAAGATTTGGATAAAAGCCACCCCATTATTTAA